Proteins encoded in a region of the Planococcus shixiaomingii genome:
- a CDS encoding YtxH domain-containing protein, whose amino-acid sequence MSQNKLMTGILVGAAMGLIVSLFDRNTRNDVMKKSKKLGSNAQYYASNRKELQSLVQQQAGKVQNLYSRISEDASYVGEKVNELKELTPQVRELAMETKEAFVETKDAVIDSKNDVLSAVKEDNPSPQTSLTDGGSSSSSTSGGSSNSSSNNSKSSNSSSNNSGSSSSYNSGSKA is encoded by the coding sequence ATGAGCCAAAACAAATTAATGACAGGTATTTTAGTAGGAGCGGCAATGGGACTTATTGTTTCATTATTTGACCGCAATACACGTAACGACGTAATGAAGAAATCTAAAAAATTAGGAAGCAATGCACAATATTACGCTTCTAATAGAAAAGAGCTGCAATCTTTAGTCCAGCAGCAAGCGGGCAAAGTGCAAAATCTTTATTCTCGTATTTCTGAGGATGCTTCATATGTAGGTGAAAAAGTGAACGAGTTGAAAGAATTGACTCCGCAAGTCAGAGAATTGGCTATGGAGACGAAAGAAGCTTTTGTTGAAACGAAAGATGCTGTTATCGACTCTAAAAATGATGTTTTGTCAGCTGTTAAAGAAGACAACCCATCACCGCAGACTTCGTTGACTGATGGCGGAAGTTCATCTTCTTCAACTTCAGGCGGCAGCTCGAATTCTTCATCGAATAACAGCAAAAGCTCAAATTCGTCATCAAATAATAGCGGGAGTTCTTCATCTTATAACTCCGGATCAAAGGCGTAA
- a CDS encoding YihY/virulence factor BrkB family protein codes for MTYDVRTFSGFFKELNKRIYDVDVMGVGAQLAFFFLLSIFPLLIFLVTLVPYLNLSKDQIFNFIEEVAPHEVFVLIEQTLNDILTNQNTGLLSFGILAMIWSGSIGMNALIKSLNSSYGVAERRPIWVAQGMSMANTLLMMLILIIALALPIFGRQIGLIIFTYAGLEEGFLATWNALRFTIPGLIIFALCSVIYWVAPNVRLDFASVLAGAAFTAIGWLGVSFMFSIYINNLAIYSPTFGSLGGIIILMLWLYVCAMLLMVGGQINAVMQGRRDLMATQKDDTSKKESPDQ; via the coding sequence ATGACTTATGATGTCAGAACCTTTTCCGGATTTTTTAAAGAACTGAATAAAAGGATTTACGATGTCGATGTAATGGGAGTAGGAGCGCAATTAGCGTTCTTTTTCCTGTTGTCGATATTTCCTTTGCTCATTTTTTTGGTGACGTTAGTGCCGTATTTAAATTTGTCGAAAGACCAGATTTTCAATTTCATTGAAGAAGTGGCCCCTCATGAAGTATTTGTGTTGATTGAGCAGACGTTAAATGATATTCTAACCAATCAAAATACAGGACTGTTGTCTTTCGGGATCTTGGCAATGATTTGGTCAGGCAGCATTGGAATGAATGCGCTTATCAAGTCATTGAATAGTTCCTATGGTGTCGCAGAGAGGCGTCCGATTTGGGTAGCACAAGGGATGTCAATGGCAAATACTTTATTGATGATGCTAATTTTGATAATCGCACTTGCCTTACCGATTTTCGGCAGACAAATTGGCCTCATCATTTTTACGTACGCAGGTTTGGAAGAAGGATTTTTAGCGACTTGGAACGCTCTGCGATTCACCATTCCAGGGCTCATCATTTTTGCTCTCTGTTCGGTCATTTACTGGGTGGCTCCAAACGTTCGGCTGGATTTTGCCAGCGTCTTGGCAGGAGCGGCATTCACTGCTATCGGCTGGTTAGGAGTTTCTTTTATGTTCTCTATTTACATTAACAACTTGGCAATCTATTCACCGACATTCGGTAGTCTTGGCGGAATAATTATTTTGATGCTATGGCTGTATGTGTGTGCCATGCTGTTGATGGTAGGCGGCCAGATTAATGCCGTCATGCAGGGACGCCGCGATCTGATGGCGACCCAAAAAGACGATACAAGCAAAAAAGAATCCCCTGACCAGTAA
- a CDS encoding SE1561 family protein, with protein MGKGITNKEEQVIYMKERLNMFLEVLDTIEPENTELEDIDRLIAMVDELDEKMQQFRVTPTEEKE; from the coding sequence ATGGGCAAAGGCATTACCAACAAAGAAGAACAAGTCATTTATATGAAAGAGCGTCTAAATATGTTTTTAGAAGTTTTGGATACGATTGAACCCGAGAATACCGAACTTGAAGATATTGATCGCTTGATCGCAATGGTTGACGAATTGGACGAAAAGATGCAGCAATTCAGAGTCACGCCAACTGAAGAAAAAGAATAA
- a CDS encoding OsmC family protein, which produces MKFSMQKNGFSGSLPFGDLLVSSDENYGFRPYQLLVASLAVCSGGVMRKVLEKMRMPAETIEINVKEVTRIEEEANRVAKVHLHFVLRGSIDEARMPKVMELTRKNCSMVQSVADSIEVVETYEIR; this is translated from the coding sequence ATGAAATTTTCTATGCAAAAAAACGGCTTTTCCGGAAGCCTTCCTTTCGGTGATTTACTGGTCTCGAGTGATGAGAATTACGGGTTTCGGCCCTATCAATTGCTTGTCGCTTCACTTGCGGTCTGCAGCGGCGGCGTCATGCGAAAAGTTTTAGAAAAAATGCGGATGCCTGCAGAAACTATTGAGATTAACGTTAAAGAAGTGACACGGATTGAAGAAGAGGCAAATCGCGTAGCTAAAGTGCATTTGCATTTTGTTTTAAGAGGTTCAATTGATGAGGCAAGAATGCCGAAAGTGATGGAACTGACTCGAAAAAACTGCTCGATGGTGCAGTCAGTAGCAGATTCGATTGAAGTTGTGGAAACATATGAAATTCGTTGA
- a CDS encoding MFS transporter, with product MRYFLKSERARFWILVAIVSISGFSQGMLLPLIAVIFEQDGVSSALNGLSATGLYIGTLVIAPFMEPQLRKFGFKPLLVFGGGLVIVSLLSFPLWKSVAFWFALRVLIGIGDQALHFSTQTWITSTSPQHRLGRNIAIYGMSFSIGFGAGPLFVPLVNIFEPLPFIVSGLLCLIAWSFVFLLKNDFPEVTTGGVHSSKGVFGRFKAAIVIAWIAFLPPLGYGFLEASLNAIYPVYALRQSIDIALVSIMLAAFSAGAIATQLPLGALSDRLGRKNVLIGALIGGAAVFGAASFFEANAWLTVGFFALAGMFVGSTFSLGISFMADLMPKELLPTGNLLCGIAFSVGSLAGPFLGGLFVEYVESLSFLLLISVMLLIIGIIIVLKSNQRQERLPLSQE from the coding sequence ATGAGATATTTTTTAAAAAGTGAACGGGCCCGTTTTTGGATTTTAGTGGCCATTGTTTCCATTTCAGGATTTTCCCAAGGGATGTTATTGCCGCTGATAGCCGTTATTTTTGAACAAGATGGCGTATCATCTGCGCTGAACGGTTTGAGCGCTACGGGTTTATACATAGGTACACTGGTCATCGCACCATTTATGGAACCGCAATTGCGGAAGTTCGGGTTCAAACCGCTGCTGGTGTTCGGCGGGGGATTGGTCATTGTATCACTGCTATCTTTTCCATTATGGAAAAGCGTTGCCTTTTGGTTCGCCCTCCGCGTGCTAATTGGCATCGGGGATCAAGCGCTGCATTTTTCAACGCAAACGTGGATAACGAGCACATCCCCGCAGCACCGCCTCGGACGCAACATCGCCATATACGGAATGTCGTTCAGCATCGGTTTTGGGGCGGGTCCCTTATTTGTCCCGCTCGTTAATATTTTCGAACCTTTGCCGTTTATTGTTTCAGGACTCCTCTGTTTAATTGCCTGGTCTTTTGTCTTTTTGTTGAAAAACGATTTTCCAGAAGTGACAACAGGAGGCGTTCATTCGTCGAAAGGGGTATTCGGGCGTTTCAAAGCAGCTATTGTTATTGCTTGGATTGCGTTTTTGCCGCCTTTAGGCTACGGGTTTCTCGAAGCTTCCTTAAACGCGATTTACCCGGTATATGCGTTGCGGCAGTCAATTGACATTGCACTGGTATCCATCATGTTAGCTGCGTTTTCAGCAGGAGCAATCGCTACACAGCTGCCGCTTGGAGCTTTGAGTGACCGCCTGGGCAGAAAAAATGTCTTGATCGGTGCACTTATTGGCGGTGCAGCCGTGTTTGGGGCAGCAAGCTTTTTTGAGGCCAATGCCTGGCTGACTGTCGGATTTTTTGCCCTTGCCGGAATGTTTGTAGGTTCAACTTTTTCATTGGGTATCTCATTCATGGCAGATTTAATGCCAAAAGAACTTTTGCCGACGGGTAATTTATTGTGCGGCATTGCTTTTAGCGTCGGCAGTTTAGCGGGACCGTTTCTGGGCGGCCTTTTTGTGGAATATGTCGAAAGTCTGAGCTTTTTGCTG